ATGCGGAACTTGTGGAAAGGCGATGGGGTGGTAGCACTCACATAACTgttgaagaagtgaagaagaagataGGTGATTTACTTAGAGAATATGTGGATAGTGGTGACACATTGGAGGCCTGTAGATGTATACGTGAGTTGGGGGTTTCATTCTTCCATCATGAGGTTGTTAAGAGGGCTTTGATACTTGCCATGGAGATTCGTTCGGCAGAACCTCTAATGTTGAAGTTATTAaaagaagcagctgaagaaggACTTGTTAGTTCCAGCCAAATGGTGAAAGGGTTTTCTCGTTTGGCAGAATCCCTAGATGATCTTGCTCTTGATATTCCATCAGCTAAGGCATTGTTTCAGTCATTTGTCCCCAAGGCAATATCTGAAGGATGGCTTGATGCTTCACTTACCAAACCTGCAACTGAAGATGGGGAAATCCAAGAAGATGAGAAGGTGAGAAAGTACAAAAAGGAATCTGTAACTATAATTCATGAGTATTTCCTTTCTGACGACATTCCTGAACTGATTCGAAGTCTTGAAGATCTTGGAGCACCTGAGTATAACCCAATATTTTTGAAGAAGCTAATAACTCTTGCTATGGACCGAAAGAACAGGGAAAAGGAAATGGCCTCTGTACTGCTCTCTGCTCTTCATATAGAGATCTTCTCAACAGAGGATATAGTTAATGGTTTTGTCTTGCTTCTGGAAAGTGCAGAAGATACAGCACTGGATATATTGGATGCTTCAAATGAGCTGGCTCTGTTCTTAGCTCGGGCTGTTATTGATGATGTATTGGCTCCACTGAATTTGGAAGAAATTGGCAGCAGGTTACCACCAAAATGCAGTGGTAGTGAAACTGTGCGTATGGCTCGGTCACTCATTGCTGCTCGTCATGCTGGTGAGAGGCTATTGAGATGCTGGGGTGGAGGGACTGGTTGGGCTGTGGAGGATGCCAAGGACAAAATCATGAAGCTCTTAGAAGAGTACGAAAGTGGCGGGGTTGTGAGTGAAGCTTGCCAATGCATCCGTGATCTGGGAATGCCTTTCTTTAACCATGAGGTAGTGAAGAAAGCTTTGATTATGGCGATGGAGAAAAAGAATGATCATATGCTAGATCTACTGCAGGAGTGCTTCAGTGAGGGCCTGATCACCATTAATCAGATGACAAAAGGTTTCACCCGAATAAAGGATGGTCTTGATGATCTGGCTCTGGACATTCCAAACGCCAAGGAGAAATTTGGCTTCTATGTGGAGCATGCTCAGTCGAAGGGCTGGCTTCTACCCTTATTTGATTCGCCTGCCACAGATGCCTAATTACCGCCGCCGGCAGCTTTTTGAGGACGTTTGTGTCTTATTATTTCTCTCATGGATGTTGTCCTTTAGCTCCCACTGAATGCTGAATCTGGGACCGTTGGACTTCTaatgatccttttttttttcctgttcctTTTACTTACTCTTTCTTCCCTGAATCATCTCACCGACAGAGTTTCCTGTTATCTCAGGCATTGTATAAAGTTGGTCTTATTCCAGTAACAGCTTTTTAGGATGATGTTGTTGCACCAAGAGGTATTTTAGAAGGGCATATATTGTATTTTTCAGTATCGATTATCGTTTTCATTTTGTCAAATTTTCGGCTATTGCATCGTGGCTGTTTCTTTCTTTATCGCACTTTGCCTTTGGCTAGAAAAAATGCGCGTCTGGTTAATGCGACAAGGTAGATATGTGTGTTTGATTGAAGCATATATAGAATTGATTTTGACCAACACGATTGTAGAATTATTTGAGTAAACAAGAGTTTATAATACCGTGATTTTTAGATGAATATTAGAAAAGTCATTTTCACAATTCAATCAAAGTTAATTTTGAATGTGTAATTATCAAAACAGATTTGTAATTATCAATGTACTAATGCTGTTATTAACTCACTATTAACTACGTTAAAAGGATTGGAACCTCTACCATATAAGCAACTAGAAAATAATACTCATTACTGTCAGTTTTAAATATAACAACACTTCCCAATATCATTCTCGGTCCACAATAATTCAAAGGAGAATttctctgaatttttttttcatgcaagACATCGTAAAATATTCTCAAACTAGTTGTACACAAAACAGAGGATTTCTTTACTTAGACCTTAAACATGGAAGGAATTCTGAAGTATTCAACTCAAACAAAACTATGGAAGACACCATAAAACATGCATAGTCCAGaaattaataatgatttaattattattttttaatattcctTCAAGAGAAAATAGGATATGTTTccctaaaaatagaaaaaataaaatatgtgtaaattaatttcacattatcattcaattataaattattatgaatgataaatttattattatttttttataataattaccttaAAGTCATgctcctaataatttttttgaagttgaGAATGTATAATTTTTACACTTATGATTCACAAtcattaaacttttttctttaaaataataatccaAACCATGTGTATGattaaacatttcaaatcaTATCAAAGAATTATGATTCAAGTGGCATCAAAtttctttgaaaactttttaatCTCATTGAGTCAAATTAGTGTTCTATATCACAAAAAACACGTAGATCAATTTATACAAGATTGTTTTagtttaatcaataattttgagtttaaaaattaaatatacaattgCTTTAAAtacttagaagaagaaaaaatttatcactCATAATAGTCTTATTTGACTTAAATATAGGTGTCTTTCAGGAAAACTATATGTGatctatgaaaaatataatgtttAGGATCTATCATGTTCCATTAACCTAACTCATCTTGGTTAATTTTgataagtttaaaattttaaaagtaaagtcAATGTATGTGTTGTTGCTTTTTATGGTTGGGTTGAAGTTATACTTTATGTTTTTTCAACTCTATTTGgttcagatttttttaaaatttatatttttattaattatatattattaataaagcttcttttcttaatattttttttttgtttgataggACATTATGCTTATGttagcattaattatttttaaatatatattataaaatatatcttaattttaatttttaatttaattaatataaggttaaaatttatatatgatacAAAGAAATTGAATTGAGTCATGGGTTATTGAATCTAAACAAATTATCCTTTTAATATTGGAGCATAGGAATCAAATTAAACCGTGGCAACAAGTTCTATTAACTCCCAATTCATTCTGTTTGTACTTTGATATGCTTTTCTTCTCTTCAGAcctcattaaaaaaatcaaggcACATAAAGGCAGTTTTAGATGGACATGGCTTTATTATAAACTGCTTCCAAAAACTGAAAATCataagcattttatttttgaaaaaaaaaatattgtcatgCGTGTATAATTACTCAACCACTCGCATTTGCATGTATCAAGGGGATCTAACTTTTGATTGAACATTATGGCTGAATGCTATAAACATTTGATACCGTGTTCAATTATTATGGAAAAATTACTCAAGTGCTCTCATTCTTACCATTATTAATATAGAAAAAATGTTATGCATGAATATACAGTTATCCAATTTCAATCtatcatgtataataaatttattgacttttaaaataattattttaaagtaattcaaagaataatttaaaattattttaaagtaattcaaagagtaatttataattaaatgatgatgTAGAATTGTTTTATACCATGAGTATGCAAAAACCAAGAGCTGGATGGTAAATTTATAAAGCCACTTTTGAATTTG
This region of Glycine soja cultivar W05 chromosome 17, ASM419377v2, whole genome shotgun sequence genomic DNA includes:
- the LOC114392399 gene encoding uncharacterized protein LOC114392399, yielding MASSEGFLTDGQRELLKIASQNAENLSSSPKSPSSLLSDHHVKAPAGGKSQTSGIAVRHVRRSHSGKYGKVKKDGAGGKGTWGKLLDTDIDSHIDRNDPNYDSGEEPYQLVGTTVTDPLDEFKKAVVSIIEEYFSNGDVELASSDLRELGSSEYYPYFIKRLVSMAMDRHDKEKEMASVLLSALYADVISPAQIRDGFFMLIESSDDLAVDILDAVDILALFLARAVVDDILPPAFLARARKALPESSKGVQVIQTAEKSYLSAPHHAELVERRWGGSTHITVEEVKKKIGDLLREYVDSGDTLEACRCIRELGVSFFHHEVVKRALILAMEIRSAEPLMLKLLKEAAEEGLVSSSQMVKGFSRLAESLDDLALDIPSAKALFQSFVPKAISEGWLDASLTKPATEDGEIQEDEKVRKYKKESVTIIHEYFLSDDIPELIRSLEDLGAPEYNPIFLKKLITLAMDRKNREKEMASVLLSALHIEIFSTEDIVNGFVLLLESAEDTALDILDASNELALFLARAVIDDVLAPLNLEEIGSRLPPKCSGSETVRMARSLIAARHAGERLLRCWGGGTGWAVEDAKDKIMKLLEEYESGGVVSEACQCIRDLGMPFFNHEVVKKALIMAMEKKNDHMLDLLQECFSEGLITINQMTKGFTRIKDGLDDLALDIPNAKEKFGFYVEHAQSKGWLLPLFDSPATDA